Genomic DNA from Hordeum vulgare subsp. vulgare chromosome 2H, MorexV3_pseudomolecules_assembly, whole genome shotgun sequence:
ACGCCAGACATGTTCGTATAGGAGGATGTGCACTTCTTTGGGCTATTTGGAACTGCAGGAATGACATGGTTTTTAACAGATAAACGCATATAAATTTTTGCAGGTACTACACAGGCCATCCGCGTTGATCCGTAcatggtccttactcactcctgcggaaaTCAGGAAGCCTTTGATTACTCGGCCTACCCAATGAGAGATGGTAGCTCACGATAtctacaaccggtttggatgacggTCCAGTAATAAGATAGATGGTTAGGCATCTAGGCCTATTTCAACTGGTTATGGCACATTTGTTTTTTCAATTGCTTTGTTGTTCCTTTGAGATTTTTCGAAACCAGAGATTATTTGATTGCTTTCATTAATAAAGGGATGCATCCATGCAGAGGCCGAAggtatttttttaaaaataataaaaaaaataaccAACCAGTAGATCAACACGGCAAGAATTCACATATTGTATTCTTTTTAGCGTATGTCATTCATATTTTTCAATCAATAAAGGCATGCTATTCACATAACatactctttttcttttttctgaagATCATATGCATATTGATATCCACATACTCCTACTTAACTTTTTGGGCCATGTACGTACACACGGATCACGGAGGACACACGACACGACACATAGACGAAGGGATTACTGCTAATCCATGCGCTGGCTGCTAGGCGTTGGGGCCCCACATGGAGAGGAACATGAGGGTGCGCAGCGACTCCTCCTGCGCCGCCGCCCGCCTCCGCTCCTCGGCCGCCTTCCTGCCCAGCGCCGGCGCCCTTCCCGCCCTTGCCATGGACTGCTGCTGCGCCTGCGCCTGCGCCCTGTCGACCTTGACGGCGGACCTGCCGACGGTGTCCCGCACAGCCTGCGCCGCCCGCGCGCCCACCCGGCTCATCATGTACCTCAGGCTCATCCACCGATCGCTTCCTCTTTCTCTTGTTGCTTGCTTTGGTTTGGTTTGCTTGTGGTTTCGACGTGGACGGAAATGGGACGCGCCGGCGTTTATATAGTACGTACGTATACAGGGCGCGGTTAGCGTGTTGGCGTGCGTAAAGCGGGCTCCGTTCCTGCGGCGGTGCACGGTTTTGGTGGCGTTTTCCGGGAAACGGCGGGCGCCGCTGACGGAGGGGGAGGTCTACTCTGGAAGATGCCTTGCCTTGCCTTGTCACCGCTCACCAAGTCCTTATCCTACGGATGGAGTAGTACCGATTCTACCTACGTTATCCATTGCGCGTTTTTCCAATGATCCATTGCGCGTTTTTGTCAGCCCAGGCTTCAACGAGATGGCGCAATGGTCGCTTTCAGCCTCAGCCCTCGGGCGTATACTGAGCAAACGATGATGGGAGTAGGAAACTTGAAGGATAATGCACACGGCACGAGTAGGACCCACCAAGTGATTCTTAGGTGGGTTAGTTCAAGTGTTCTACCCCTCCGTCCCTAAACATAAACCATTTCAAAGATCTCATTAAAAGACTATGTACAAATGTAAAATGAGTAATAAAAAtcttttaaaaagacttatacttaggaactgaggaagtagatgcttcaCTTGATACAGAGGTCGGTGTACTCCCTTCCTTACATTTTAATGTAAACTTTGCCTAGAATCAAACTTCATAAAGTCTGCCTAAATTTATATTTATACTAAAGTTATACAATATGACAATTAATTTCATAATGCATCTAATGTAATGGTTTGGTATTGTGAAAATTGATATTTGTTCAGATAAATGTGGTCAATTACTATGTTTTTTTACTTAAACAAATGCCATATGCGAAGTAacaagaaacagagggagtattgtGTGTGCTGTTTTCTCACAACACATAATAACGTAAGGGCCTCCTTGATCCCGAGCTCAAATGCACCTTCGTAAACGGTAAAACCAATATAAATAAGAAAACATATTTGGCAACAAACAATGTTAAATGTTATACGTTTTGGTGAATACAAAATCATTCCTACTGCTCTGGGACTTTTTTTGGCGCACTTCCTACAGGAACTTGTCGGCACCAAAAATTGTTTGATTGCTTCACCAGGAAAGAATGAATTTTAGCAAGAGATTTGACCAGCCAGGGTTTTTTTTGTTTGAAAAATATATTATATTCCATCATACTAACCAATCAATCTAGCTAGAAAATTTACTCTTTACGTATTTTAACAATCCAGAAGCCCTCAACAACTACAAGCTGAACCTGACTGCCTAAGGAGTGTAATCTGAACTGCCGCACCTCGATACATCGCTATTGAGACTAGACGATTCAGGCATACAGAACAATTGCATTGGAATGCATGCAAACACTTGCCAATTTAGCGGTTAGTGAATAATATTGCCGATCTACACAAGGGTGCTAATCAAGCTCCGAAATTAACACACATAACAAAGGGCAATAATCACTGCCAGCAGTCGCGAGCATTCTGAAATCTGAACCATATCAACAAATCGCAGGAACCTCAACTAATCACTCAGCTAAGATGTGCAATGTCGACCTCGTCAGGTAACTTGAAGGTCTCCGCAGCCCCAAACTTCTTCCTTCCCTCCTTccactcgtcctcgtcctccaggCTGTCGCTGTCGTCGTTCTCGTGCCCGTGGCTTGACGGAGTCGTGGGGTCCTCGACGCTCTTTGACTTGCAATGGCCGTTGGCGAGCATGGTGACCTGACGGAGGTGGGAGATCTCGACCACGACGGTCTCGTCGTCACTGGGGAGTGGCTGCTTCCACGGCTCCCCGTCGACCCTCATGAATGTGTGGTCGGCTGCTCCTTTGTGGAACTCAAACCGGATTCTATGAGCCTGGATGGTGAAATTGCCATTACCGTCAGTCAGCCAGCGATAACAAATCTACAGTAAGTGTACCAAATGGTGAAAGAACCAAGGTACTTCACCTGTGCTAGACGAGTCCCGTGTCCATTAGGGGCCAGCAAGACGAGACCGTGCCAAGCATCACGGAAGCCAACAACCTCGATGAGTCCATCATCAACATAAGGTGCAGTCAGGTCCCTCTGCACACATTGCCAGGTAAGCTTGTTATTTCTGCTGAAAGCAAGTAATTAATATGACAATGGACAAGGCAACTCTGTGCAAGAAGGGGAACTTACATCTTGTTTCTTTCTCGTGCCAGGAGTTCCCCAGGGATTGAATCCTCCCGAGAAACTTGGCAAATTGAGGCAGATAATTGATCGAATACTGAAACAAGAGAAAGTTTGTTGATATTAGTTTTTGTCACTGGCTGTAATCCAATTCTTACTAATAATGATAACCAGAATTTCAAGTATATGCCACCTCAACTAGAAGAAATTAGCAGGTGGCAAATTGATTGCAAGAAGCAGGCGCAGAAATTTAAGATACACAAATACTGCTGAAATTGCCTGACTGTACACAAATACTGCTGAAATTGCCTGACTGTACACAAATACTGCTGAAATTGCCTGACTGTACACAGATACTGCTGATACTGCCAAAAGGCAATAAGGATTTATTTACCTGCTGGGGATTTTAAGCTCTTCCCATTTGCCACCAGGTCTTTTCATGATCTTCACCTTTGCAAGTTGCGAAATGTTCCTGAAAATGCGAGCTCAAAATGTCATATACATGTCTGACGTCAAGGTATATAAGAACTCTTAGCTGATGGCGTGGTTATTAGGATTCTACCTACAGATCTAAATTGATAGATATTTTGATAGCTTAATAACACATCAAGATGCTAATAATTGGAAAACAAAGATGATATAGGCAAAGATCAGAAGCACAATGGC
This window encodes:
- the LOC123431141 gene encoding uncharacterized protein LOC123431141, which gives rise to MSLRYMMSRVGARAAQAVRDTVGRSAVKVDRAQAQAQQQSMARAGRAPALGRKAAEERRRAAAQEESLRTLMFLSMWGPNA